The genome window AGGATCATCGTGACCGCCTGGATGTTCGCCGCGATCTCCGACGTGCTGGACCCGGAGGCCGCCGCGCCCTGGGACGCGGTCGACGAGGCACCCGCAATCATGTTGCGCAGGTACAGCGTCACCGGGAACAGCTCCTGCTTGTCGAGGTACAGGAAGGCCGCGAACCAGTCGTTCCAGATCGCCACCGAGTAGAAGAGGATCATCGTCGCGATGACCGCCTTGGACAGCGGCAGCACGATCCGCCGGAAGATCCCCCACCAGCCGAGCCCGTCGATCTGCGCGGCCTCCTCGAGCTCCGTGGGCATGTTCTCGAAGAACGACTTCATGACGAGGAGGTTGAACACCGAGATCGCTCCCGGGAGCACCACCGCCCACATCGTGTTCTTCAGCCCGAGGGTCTGGATGAGCACGTAGTTCGGGATGAGGCCGCCGTTGAAGAACATCGTGAACACGGCGATGCCGATGAGGACGTTCCGCCCGCGCAGTGCGCGCCTCGCGAGCACGTAGGCGAGCAGCGTCGTCAGCACCATGGCGATCGTCGTGCCGACGAGCGTGTAGACGACGGTGTTCTTGTACGACGACCAGAAGAGGTCGTTCGCGATGACCACCTTGTAGGTGGTCAGGTTGAAGCCCACGGGCCAGACGTTCACCATGCCGGCCTTGACCGCGCCGGCACTGCTGAACGACTGCGCCAGCACCGTGACGAACGGGTACAGCATGAACCCGCACAGCAGCACCAGGAACGTGCCGTTGAACCACGTGAACGTCTTGTAGCTCTTCGAGTCGCGCGGTCCGACGGACACACCACCGCCGGCCGAGGGCGTCGACGTGAGTGCGCTCTGGGTCACCACAGGCTTGCTCCTACCACTCGGCGCGACACGAAGTTCGCGGTGAGGATCATCACGAGGCCGATGATCGCCTGGAACAGTCCGATGGCCGTCGCATAGCTGAAGTTGTTGGCAACCAGACCCACGCGGTAGAGGTACGTCGAGACGACGTCACCCGTGGCGTAGGTCAGCGGGTTGTACAGGAGCAGGACCTTCTCGAACCCGACGTTGAGGAACAGCCCGATGTTGAGGATGAGCAGCGTGACCATCGTCGGGCGGATGCCCGGCAGCGTGATGTGCCAGGTCTGGCGCCACCGGTTGGCGCCGTCGATCCGGGCCGCCTCGTAGAGCGAGGCGTCGACCGTGGTGAGGGCCGCGAGGTAGAGGATCGTGCCCCAGCCGACGGTCTGCCAGATCTCGGAGCTGACGTACACGGTGCGGAACCACTCGGCACGCTGCAGGAACGGGATCGCCTCCCCGCCCATCCCCTCGATGATCTGGTTGACCGTGCCCTGCAGCGACAGCAGCTGCATGAGCATGCCGACCACGATGACGACCGAGAGGAAGTGCGGCAGGTAGGAGATCGACTGGATGACTCGCTTGAATGCCGCCTTGCGCACCTCGTTGAGCAGGAGCGCGAGGACGATCGGCAGGGGGAAGCAGAAGAGCAGGGTGAGCCCACCGAGGATCACCGTGTTGCCGAAGACGTTCCAGAAGTTGGGGTCGTTGAGGAACAGCTCGACATAGCGCATCCCGACCCATTCGTCGCCGAAGATGCTGCCGCCCGCGCGGAACCGCCGGAACGCGATGATGTTGCCGAACATCGGCACGTACCGGAACACCAGCAGGAACAGCACCGGTACCAGCGCCATCGCGTAGAGCACCCAGTCGCGGCGCAGCGTGTGCCGCCAGCCGATCTTCCGTGCTCGAGGTCGTGCCTTACTACCCGGGTCCTCGCCGTCGACCGACGACGGAACCCTCCCTCCGGATGACGCCTGGACCGAGGTCCCGAGGACGTCACCCGTCGCGTGTGCCGCGCTCATGTCACTCCTTCGTGGGCGGATCGGTGGTGCGGCGGGCCGGCCCCGCGAAGGGACCGGCCCGCCGCACCTCGTCGAGCCTGGGCTCAGCCGTCGTTCCCTGCGGCGCGCTCTGCTGCGCCGTTGATGAGATCCATGTAGCCCGGCACGCCCTGGCCCTCAAGCCCGGACACGTAGGCGTCCCACTCCGAGAGGTCCTTCTGCCCGAGGATGAACCCGAGGGTCGCCGTGTCCACCGTGTCCTTGAGCGGGGTGCTCAGCAGCGAGGCCTGCTCGAGCTCGACCTCGTCGAGCGGGTGCGGCGGGAACGGGTCCCGCGGCGTGCGGTTCGACTGCACCGAGTCGATGTACTCGACGAACGCCGGGACGTTGTAGGACTCCTTGAGCGCGCGCGACTCGGTCGACCCGGCGAAGACGTCGTTGGCGTAACCGAGGTCCTTCTTGAGGTCGATCGTGCCGGACGGGTTCAGGTTGAGGTTCGTGAGCTTGTAGTCGGGCTCGAGGGTGTACTTGCCCTCGGCGTCCTTGGTGTAGTGCTCACCCTCGACACCCCACTGGATGAGCTCGCGCGCCTCCGGGTTGTAGTAGAGCCAGTCCGTGAACGCGAGCAGGTCGCAGAAGTTCGGGTCGTTCACCGCTTCCTTGGTGAGCATGAACCCGTTCCAGAAGTTGCGCGGCTCGACGAAGTCGCCGGCCGGACCGCCCGGGGGCGCGATCTGGACGAGCTCGTAGTCCGTGACACCGGCGGCGTCGAGCGCCGTCGCGAACTCCTGGACGGTCCACGAGCCACCCGAAGCCGCGAAGACCTTCTCCGCCGCGAACTTCTCGGTCACCGTGCCGCCGCCGTCGTCGGCAGCCGTGAAGGACTCGCTGTCGAGCAGCCCGGCCTCGTTGAGCCCGGCGAAGTACGTGACCATGTCCTTGTAGCCGTCGGTGGTCGCCGCGTAGACGAACTCCTCAGCGTCCTTGTCCCACCAGGCGCCGTCGCCGAAGCCCCAGCCACCGACCGTGCCGAAGGCGTGGGCCGCGTAGTTGATCATCGACTGGCCCTCGAAGCCGTCGGCCAGCGGCGTGCTGTCCGGGTACTTGGCCTTGATGAGCTCCATGCCCTCCTGGAGGTCCGCCCAGGTCTCGGGCGCCGGGGCGCCGACCTCGTCGAAGACGTCCTTGCGGATGATCAGCGTGAAGGTCGGGACGGAGACCTCCTGGAGACCCGGCGTCATGTAGTACTTGCCGTCCTCCTGCCGGAGGTCGTCGACCATGTCGCGCAGGTCCCACTCGTCCACGTACTTCTGGAAGTTGGGCATGTAGTCGGCGTAGTCGCTCAGCGGCACCACGGCGCCGGAGGCCGCGAACTGGCGCTCCTCACCCGTGTACACGAGCGGGATGATCTGGGGCGCGTCACCGGCGCTGATCAGGAGGCTGCGCTTCTCGATCGCGTCGCTGAACGGGATGTTCGTCAGGTTGAGCTTGACGTTCGTCCGCTCCTCGATCTCGTCGAAGAACTCCCAGCTGTCCGTGATCGGGAAGTCGGCCCAGTCGGTCCAGAGCAGCGAGAACTCGCGCGGCTCCGCGGCCTTCCACGGCTTGTCCGCGACCGCCTCGGTCGAGCACTCCAGGTCCTTGGCCTCACCGTCGGCGGTGGTGTCCCCGCCGTCCCCGCTGCCGCAGGCGGCGAGCGCGAGCGCCCCCACCAGCGTCAGCGCACCGGCGGCCCGCGCTGAGCGCGTCCGCCGTCCTGTCAGATGTCCCGCACGTGCCATCAGGGCTCTCCTCTTCGAGATCCGTCCCAGGCCACGACCCGGGCGTTGTTGCAAGGGGTTCACCGCCGGCGCCGGTCGATCCGTCGCTCGGCGTCAGCGGCCCGGAGGGACAGTACGGCATCCTTGCCGCAGGCCCTTCGGAGTCATCGGTCGATGCCGTTGGATTAACGATACATCTGCCGATGTGCCGGGACGCTATGCGCCGCCGCGCGTGCCGGTCAAGCGTCCGACCGGGTCGTGACCGGATCGTCACCGGACAGCAACCCAAGAGGCACTTACGTCCCACCCGGGTGCCCCCACCTGGGCCCACGATGGGGGCGTGCTGACCATCCCCGAGGCCGTCGCCGCGCACGCCGACGCCGCCGTGCACAAGGTCGACCTGATCCGCACGCCCGGCCTGTTCCTCGTGCGCACCGCGCTCGCCGGCGCCTACATCGGCATCGGCGTGCTCATCATGGTGACCGCCGGCGGCCCGCTCACCGCCGTGGGCTCACCCTGGGCGCCGCTGGTCAACGGCGCCGTCTTCGGCATCGCGCTCACCATCGTGCTGGTCGCGGGGGGCGAGCTGGCCACCAGCGCCATGATGGTCCTCACGCAGGGCGCGATGCTCGGACGCGTCGGGTGGGGCCGCGCGGGTCTCACCCTGGTGGCGTGCCTGGCGGGCAACCTGCTCGGCGCCATGGCCTTCGCGGGCCTCCTGCACGTCTCCGGCGTCCTCGCCCCGGGTACCGCGGGCGGCGCGGCGATCGCCGGCATGATCGAGCACAAGGCCGAGGCGACCACCCCGCAGCTCGTGGTGCGCGGTGTGCTGTGCAATCTCCTGGTCTGCCTCGCGGTGTGGTGCTGGGCACGCCTCACGAGCGAGACCGCGAGGATCGTCGCCGTGTTCGCGTGCGTCCTGGTGTTCATCACGTCGGGCTTCGAGCACGTGGTGGCGAACATGACGACGTTCGCGCTGGGGCTGTACGGCGGGCTGCCCCACGCGACGGTCGCGGAGTTCGCCCGCAACGTGGCCGCGGTCGGTCTGGGGAACACCATCGGCGGCGGGCTGCTCGTCGGCGCCGCGTACGCCTACGGGGCCCGGCAGGTCGACGCCACCTCGGCGCCGCCGCCGGCGGTCGCCGCACCCTCGGCCGCCGTCCCGGCCCCCGCCCTCCCGCGGCGCTGAGACTCCGGCCCCGAGCACTGCCCGCCGGGCTCCGCGCGCCGCCCGGCGGACCGTCGACGCTGGCCCTACCGTGGGAGCGCCAGGCGTCGCACGACGCACCGCCGTGATCGAGGAGCAGGCGTGAGCGCCACGGATCCGAAGCGCCCCGTCGACCCGACGGGCACAGGGGACGCCGCGTCCGGGGCCGCGGTGCCCGGGGCCGCGCCGGGCGACACCGAGACGGACACGGGACGCCACGCGGTGTCGCGGCCGGCGCCCACACCCCCGGGGCCCGTGCGCCAGGGGCACGACGCGCCCGACCCCGTCCGCCCGCCCGCCGACGACGCGAGCGCGGGCACCCCGTCGCCGGTCCCGACCCGACCGGCCGCCGGCGGGTCCGGGACGGACGAGGGCAGGTCCGGGACGGACCGCGCCAGGTCCGGCCCCGACGGCGACCGGTCCGGGGCGGACGACGAGCTCTTCCCCGACTCCCACGCACCGCGTACGCCGCACGCCGGCACCCACGTGCTCGGCGCCCTCGTCGGCCTGGTCCTCGCACCGCTCGCGCTCGGTCTGCTGCTGCTCGGTCAGAGCCGCATCCTGCGGGTCCAGGTCGAGGGCTGGGACGCGTCGCTCGAGCTGCTGGGCATCGTGCTCGTCAGCGCGGGCGCGCTGCTGCTCGCTGGCCTGCTCGCGCTGGGCCTGTGGTCCGCCGCCGTGCCGCTCACCGCCGGGCTCGTGCTGGGGGTGGTCGGCGGGCTGCAGATCTACGCGCCGGGCATCGCACGCGAGACGACGCTCGACGTCGTCGGCGCCGACAGCTGGGAGCTGACGGTCACGCAGGCGACGGTCGCGGGGACGTCGGGCACGACCATCGCCGTCGGCGTGCTGCTGCTGACGGCGGGCGCGGTCGTCGCGCTGACACGGCGCCACGGCGTGCGGCTCGGCGCGTTCCGCGAGCGCAACCGCACGGTGTGACGCGTCCGGCAGCGTGCGGGACGGTGCGCGAGATCGACATCCAGGACTAAGGTCCGTCACGAGGACCGCCCTGGTCAGCCCCACCGTCGCACCGAAGCCGCTGCGTAGGAGACAACGTGACCGAACGCTCTGCCCCCACGTCGAACGAGGCCGCCCCCGACGCGCAGGGCTCACCCGGCCTCGAGAACCTTCTCACCGAGGACCGGCGCTTCCCGCCGTCGGCCGAGTTCGCCGCGCAGGCCAACGCGACCGCCGACGCGTACGCGTGGGCCAACGCGGACCGGCCCGGGTACTGGGCGGACCAGGCGCGCGAGCTGATCTCGTGGTCGACGCCGTTCACGCAGACGCTGGACTGGTCGGACGCGCCGTTCGCGCGGTGGTTCGCGGACGGGCGGCTCAACGCCGCGTACAACGCCGTGGACCGGCACGTCGAGGAGGGGCGGGGCGACCGCGTCGCCCTGCACTTCGAGGGCGAGGGCGGCGACACGCGCACCCTGACCTACGCCGACCTCCTGCGTGAGGTGTCCAAGGCGGCCAACGCCTTCGCGGCGCTCGGCGTCGGCACGGGCGACCGCGTTGCGATCTACCTGCCTCTCATCCCCGAGGCGGTCATCACCATGCTCGCGTGCGCGCGGATCGGCGCACCGCACTCCGTCGTCTTCGGCGGGTTCTCCGCCGAGGCCCTGAGCTCGCGCATCCTCGACGCCGAGGCGAAGCTCGTCGTCACCGCCGACGGCGGATTCCGCCGGGGCAAGCCGTCGGCCCTCAAGCCGGCCGTCGACGAGGCGCTCGAGAAGGGCGCCCCGAGCGTCTCGCACGTCGTGGTCGTGCGACGCACGGGTCAGCCGGTGGAGTGGACGGCAGGTCGGGACGTCTGGTGGCACGAGGCGGTCGACGCCGCGTCGTCGCAGCACACGCCCGTCGACGTCGACGCCGAGCACCCGCTGTTCATCCTCTACACCTCCGGGACCACGGGGAAGCCGAAGGGCATCTTCCACACCACCGGCGGGTACCTCACGCAGGCCGCGTACACGCACCTCAACGTGTTCGACCTCAAGCCCGAGACGGACGTGTACTGGTGCACGGCCGACGTCGGCTGGATCACCGGACACACGTACGTGGTCTACGGCCCGCTGATCAACGGCGCGACGCAGGTCATCTACGAGGGCACGCCGGACACCCCGCACCGCGGGCGCTGGTGGGAGATCGTGCAGAAGTACGGCGTCACGATCCTGTACACGGCGCCCACGGCGATCCGCACCTGCATGAAGTGGGGCGAGGAGATCCCGAGCAACTTCGACCTGTCCTCGCTGCGCGTGCTCGGGTCGGTGGGCGAGCCCATCAATCCCGAGGCGTGGATGTGGTACCGCCGGGTCATCGGCGCCGACCGCACCCCGATCGTCGACACGTGGTGGCAGACCGAGACGGGCGCGATCATGATCAGCCCGCTGCCGGGCGTCACCGAGACCAAGCCCGGCTCGGCGCAGGTACCCCTGCCGGGCATCGCCGCCGACGTCGTCGACGACGACGCGCAGCCGGTCCCGAACGGGGGCGGCGGCTACCTCGTGCTCACCGAGCCGTGGCCGGCGATGCTGCGCGGGATCTGGGGCGACCCTGAGCGCTACAAGGACACCTACTGGTCGCGCTTCAAGGACATCTACTTCGCGGGTGACGGCGCGAAGAAGGACGACGACGGCGACATCTGGCTCCTGGGGCGCGTCGACGACGTCATGAACGTGTCGGGCCACCGGCTCTCGACCACCGAGATCGAGTCCGCGCTCGTGTCCCACCCGTGGGTCGCCGAGGCCGCCGTCGTCGGCGCGACGGACGAGACGACGGGCCAGGCCGTGGTCGCGTTCGTCATCCTGCGCAGCGACGTGGCGGAGGGCAACGCCGCCGACGCCGCGACCGTGCAGGAGACGCTGCGCACGCACGTCGCCAAGGAGATCGGCCCGATCGCCAAGCCGCGGCAGATCCTCGTGGTCGCCGAGCTGCCCAAGACCCGGTCCGGGAAGATCATGCGGCGGCTGCTGCGCGACGTGGCCGAGCACCGGCAGGTCGGGGACTCCACGACGCTCGCCGACTCGTCCGTCATGGACCTCATCGCGCAGGGCCTCGCGAAGCCGGCGGCGTCCTCGGAGGACTGACCGCCGCACCGTCGCAGCGGCCCGGGACGCACGTCGTCCCGGGCCGTTCGCCGTGCCGGGACGTTCGCCGTGCCGGGAAGCACGCGGGAGCGCTTCGACCTGATCCCGCGGCGAAACGCTTCACCGATGGAGGGGCCCCGACGCTGCTGGTTGTCTGACCGCCGCACCCGCAGGGCCGCACGGCGGCCACGACGGACGCACCGGGACACCTTCGCGGAACGAGGACGTCGATGAAGAGCACCACCTTGCGCGCGGCAGCCGCCTGCGGCGTCGCGCTCCTGGCGGTCGGCGGGATCACCTCCGCCGCCACCACCGCCACCGCGGCCGACCCGGTCGGCCTGCACATCTCGGGCACGCGGCTCGTCGAGCAGGACGGCACGCCGTTCGTCGCGCGCGGTGTCAGCCACGCCCACACCTGGTACACGTCGCAGACGCCCACGGCCGTCCCCGCCATCCGGGCGGCAGGAGCCAACGCGCTGCGTGTCGTGCTGTCCGGCGGCGACCGCTGGACCGAGAACGACGCCGCGGACGTCGCGGCCGTCATCGCCCTGTGCAAGGCCAACCAGCTCGTCTGCATGCTCGAGAACCACGACACCACCGGCAACGGCGAGCAGTCCGGCGCCGTCAGCCTCGACAGGGCGGCCGACTACTTCATCTCGCTGAAGTCCGTCCTGCAGGGCACCGAGGACTTCATCCAGATCAACATCGGCAACGAGCCCACCGGCAACAACGAGCCCCAGGTCACGGCCTGGACGGCCGACACCGCAGCTGCGGTCGTCAAGGTGCGCGCCGCCGGCCTGCGGCACAACATCGTCGTCGACGCACCCAACTGGGGCCAGGACTGGAAGGGCGTCATGCGGGACACCGCCGCGACGGTCGCCGCAGCCGATCCCGAGCGCAACACGCTGTTCTCGGTGCACATGTACGGCGTGTACGCGCAGGCGTCGACCATCACGGCGTACCTCGACGCGTTCGCCGCCCAGGGCCTGCCGCTCGTCATCGGCGAGTTCGGGTACGACCACTCCGACGGCAACCCCGACGAGGCGACGATCATGAGCGAGGCCGTCCGACGCGGCATCGGCTACTACGGCTGGTCGTGGTCGGGCAACGGCGGCGGCGTCGAGTACCTCGACATGGTGACCGCCTTCGACCCGGCCCGGAGGACGACGTGGGGGACCCTGATCTTCGACGGCCCGAACGGGATCAGGGCGACGGCCCGGACGGCGACGTTCTTCTCGGGCGCGACACCGACCCCGACCACGTCGCCGACCCCCACCACGTCGCCCACGCCGACGCCGACGACGTCGCCCACCCCGACGACCTCGCCGACGCCCACGAGCTCACCCACCGCCACGAGCTCACCCACGGCCACGAGCAGCCCGAGCGGCGCGTGCAGCGCGCGGCTGACGGTGTCGAACACGTGGCCGGGCGGGTTCCAGGGCACGGTCGACGTCACGGCCGGCGCGAGCGCGGTGTCCGGCTGGACGACGACGTTCACGCTGCCGGCGGGTGCGTCCGTCGCGCAGGGCTGGAGCGCGACGTTCAGCGGCTCCGGCAGCGCCGTGACGGCCACGAACGCGGCCTGGAACGGGGCGCTGCGCGCCGCACAGACCGTGAGCTACGGGTTCATCGGCTCGGGCACGGCCCCGACCGGCACGGTCCCGGTGACCTGCCGCTGACAGCCCGCCCATGACCGGGCGCGCACCGCCGCGCGCCCCCCGTCGGCCCCGCCCTCCCCCCCAGGGCGGGGCCGACCCCATCCGGCCCCCGCATCCGTCGCCCTCTCACGCCTCACCCGCTCCCGCCCCCGCCCGACACGCATGCCCCCACCCCCCACCCCGTCCCCCACCCCGCGCCCCACCCCCCGCGGCTTCACGCCGCGCGAGAAGTGGTCGGTGAGGTGACCACATGGTGGGGCGGAGCCGCAGAGATGTGACCACTTCTGGCCGACGCTCTGGCAGGGCATCGAGCTCGCGGACCGGACCCGTCAGCCGACCACAGAGGTCGTGCGGGGCCGGTCGTCCACAGGCTCGGGCCGCTCGGGTCACGGGGGCGGGGTGCCGGGGTTGGCTCGGGGGATGGAGACGGACGACCAGGACGCCACGCACGCGGTGCACGTCGGGCGCCATCCCGGCCGGGGGTGGGTGCGCGTCTCGCACGGGCTCCAGCGTCACCCGGCGACCCCGGACGTCACCGCGTGGCAGAGCCTGCTTCCCACGTCGGCGGCCTTCTCCCACCTCACGGCTGCGCGGCTGCACGGGTGGTGGCTGCCCGAGCTGCCCGCGGACCTGCCGGTGCTCGTCGACCAACCCTGCGACCAGGCACGCTCACGCCGAGCGGGGCTCCGCGTGACCCGGACGGCGCGTGACGTCCCGACGGTCGCCCTGGACGGGGTGCGTGTCACGGCCCCCGCCGCCACGCTCCTCGCCTGCGCACGTGACCTGGCACTGCTCGACCTCGTCGTGCTGGTCGACGCCGCCCTGCGCGCGGGGTGCACCGCGCAGGACGTCGCCGCCGCGGCCGCGCACCGCAGCCGCGGCGCACCGCTCCTGCGACGGGCGCTCGCGATGGCCGACCCCCGGAGCGAGTCACCCTGGGAGACCCTCCTGCGCGTGCTGCACGTGAGCGTCGGGGCGACGGTGGTCCCGCAGCACGTCGTGACGTCCGCGGACGGCAGGTTCGTGGCCCGGGGCGACCTGTGGCTGCCGGGCACGCGCGTGCTCCACGAGTACGACGGCGGCGTCCACCGCAGCGCCCGGGCGCACGCAGGCGACCTCCGGCGGGACCGGGCGCTCATCGCCGCCGGGTGGACGAGGCGCGGCTACGTCGCCGCGGACCTGTGCCGCCGGCCCGCCGAGGTGCTGCGCGACATCGACGCCGCGCTCGGCCGCCCTCACCGCCCCGCCCGTCTCCGCGCGTGGCTCACTCTCCTCCACGCCTCGACCCTGACTCCCCAGGGCCGCGCACGCCTACGCGCCCGGCTCCCGGCCTGAGGGCGGAAGTGGTCACATACGGTGCCCCGGATGGCGGATGTGGTCGACGACGTGACCACTTCTGCGGGTGGCCGCCCGGGTCACCAGCGCAGGGTGCGGCGGAGGTTGCGGGCTGCCTCGCGGCCTGCGCGGTTGGCACCGATCGTCGAGGCGCTGGGGCCGTAGCCGACCAGCTGGACCCGGGGCTCGACGACCACCTCGGTGCCGTCCATCACGATGCCGCCACCGGGC of Cellulomonas dongxiuzhuiae contains these proteins:
- a CDS encoding carbohydrate ABC transporter permease; translation: MTQSALTSTPSAGGGVSVGPRDSKSYKTFTWFNGTFLVLLCGFMLYPFVTVLAQSFSSAGAVKAGMVNVWPVGFNLTTYKVVIANDLFWSSYKNTVVYTLVGTTIAMVLTTLLAYVLARRALRGRNVLIGIAVFTMFFNGGLIPNYVLIQTLGLKNTMWAVVLPGAISVFNLLVMKSFFENMPTELEEAAQIDGLGWWGIFRRIVLPLSKAVIATMILFYSVAIWNDWFAAFLYLDKQELFPVTLYLRNMIAGASSTASQGAAASGSSTSEIAANIQAVTMILTIIPILCIYPFVQRYFVSGIMLGSVKG
- a CDS encoding ABC transporter permease; the encoded protein is MSAAHATGDVLGTSVQASSGGRVPSSVDGEDPGSKARPRARKIGWRHTLRRDWVLYAMALVPVLFLLVFRYVPMFGNIIAFRRFRAGGSIFGDEWVGMRYVELFLNDPNFWNVFGNTVILGGLTLLFCFPLPIVLALLLNEVRKAAFKRVIQSISYLPHFLSVVIVVGMLMQLLSLQGTVNQIIEGMGGEAIPFLQRAEWFRTVYVSSEIWQTVGWGTILYLAALTTVDASLYEAARIDGANRWRQTWHITLPGIRPTMVTLLILNIGLFLNVGFEKVLLLYNPLTYATGDVVSTYLYRVGLVANNFSYATAIGLFQAIIGLVMILTANFVSRRVVGASLW
- a CDS encoding ABC transporter substrate-binding protein, translated to MARAGHLTGRRTRSARAAGALTLVGALALAACGSGDGGDTTADGEAKDLECSTEAVADKPWKAAEPREFSLLWTDWADFPITDSWEFFDEIEERTNVKLNLTNIPFSDAIEKRSLLISAGDAPQIIPLVYTGEERQFAASGAVVPLSDYADYMPNFQKYVDEWDLRDMVDDLRQEDGKYYMTPGLQEVSVPTFTLIIRKDVFDEVGAPAPETWADLQEGMELIKAKYPDSTPLADGFEGQSMINYAAHAFGTVGGWGFGDGAWWDKDAEEFVYAATTDGYKDMVTYFAGLNEAGLLDSESFTAADDGGGTVTEKFAAEKVFAASGGSWTVQEFATALDAAGVTDYELVQIAPPGGPAGDFVEPRNFWNGFMLTKEAVNDPNFCDLLAFTDWLYYNPEARELIQWGVEGEHYTKDAEGKYTLEPDYKLTNLNLNPSGTIDLKKDLGYANDVFAGSTESRALKESYNVPAFVEYIDSVQSNRTPRDPFPPHPLDEVELEQASLLSTPLKDTVDTATLGFILGQKDLSEWDAYVSGLEGQGVPGYMDLINGAAERAAGNDG
- a CDS encoding formate/nitrite transporter family protein; translation: MLTIPEAVAAHADAAVHKVDLIRTPGLFLVRTALAGAYIGIGVLIMVTAGGPLTAVGSPWAPLVNGAVFGIALTIVLVAGGELATSAMMVLTQGAMLGRVGWGRAGLTLVACLAGNLLGAMAFAGLLHVSGVLAPGTAGGAAIAGMIEHKAEATTPQLVVRGVLCNLLVCLAVWCWARLTSETARIVAVFACVLVFITSGFEHVVANMTTFALGLYGGLPHATVAEFARNVAAVGLGNTIGGGLLVGAAYAYGARQVDATSAPPPAVAAPSAAVPAPALPRR
- the acs gene encoding acetate--CoA ligase → MTERSAPTSNEAAPDAQGSPGLENLLTEDRRFPPSAEFAAQANATADAYAWANADRPGYWADQARELISWSTPFTQTLDWSDAPFARWFADGRLNAAYNAVDRHVEEGRGDRVALHFEGEGGDTRTLTYADLLREVSKAANAFAALGVGTGDRVAIYLPLIPEAVITMLACARIGAPHSVVFGGFSAEALSSRILDAEAKLVVTADGGFRRGKPSALKPAVDEALEKGAPSVSHVVVVRRTGQPVEWTAGRDVWWHEAVDAASSQHTPVDVDAEHPLFILYTSGTTGKPKGIFHTTGGYLTQAAYTHLNVFDLKPETDVYWCTADVGWITGHTYVVYGPLINGATQVIYEGTPDTPHRGRWWEIVQKYGVTILYTAPTAIRTCMKWGEEIPSNFDLSSLRVLGSVGEPINPEAWMWYRRVIGADRTPIVDTWWQTETGAIMISPLPGVTETKPGSAQVPLPGIAADVVDDDAQPVPNGGGGYLVLTEPWPAMLRGIWGDPERYKDTYWSRFKDIYFAGDGAKKDDDGDIWLLGRVDDVMNVSGHRLSTTEIESALVSHPWVAEAAVVGATDETTGQAVVAFVILRSDVAEGNAADAATVQETLRTHVAKEIGPIAKPRQILVVAELPKTRSGKIMRRLLRDVAEHRQVGDSTTLADSSVMDLIAQGLAKPAASSED
- a CDS encoding cellulase family glycosylhydrolase; its protein translation is MKSTTLRAAAACGVALLAVGGITSAATTATAADPVGLHISGTRLVEQDGTPFVARGVSHAHTWYTSQTPTAVPAIRAAGANALRVVLSGGDRWTENDAADVAAVIALCKANQLVCMLENHDTTGNGEQSGAVSLDRAADYFISLKSVLQGTEDFIQINIGNEPTGNNEPQVTAWTADTAAAVVKVRAAGLRHNIVVDAPNWGQDWKGVMRDTAATVAAADPERNTLFSVHMYGVYAQASTITAYLDAFAAQGLPLVIGEFGYDHSDGNPDEATIMSEAVRRGIGYYGWSWSGNGGGVEYLDMVTAFDPARRTTWGTLIFDGPNGIRATARTATFFSGATPTPTTSPTPTTSPTPTPTTSPTPTTSPTPTSSPTATSSPTATSSPSGACSARLTVSNTWPGGFQGTVDVTAGASAVSGWTTTFTLPAGASVAQGWSATFSGSGSAVTATNAAWNGALRAAQTVSYGFIGSGTAPTGTVPVTCR